One Coffea arabica cultivar ET-39 chromosome 5e, Coffea Arabica ET-39 HiFi, whole genome shotgun sequence DNA segment encodes these proteins:
- the LOC113743524 gene encoding 1-aminocyclopropane-1-carboxylate oxidase homolog 1 gives MDESVVKGTATQSGVDDARIKDLKAFDDTKAGVKGLIDAGVASLPRIFIRPPDELVEELNLGYSQAEVPVIDLSGIETDDQRKSILDELRQVSEEWGFFRVVNHGIPSSVLDGMIDGTCKFHEQDAELKKEYYSRDQFQKVRYESNIDLYRSGVANWRDTMTINLLYSNEVVPDELPEICRSSAMDYINHVTKLAETLFELLSEALGIKVDNLRAMECARGRTFVCHYYPACPEPDLTLGVSRHTDPAFLTILLQDHIGGLQFLHDNNWTDVPPIPGGLVVNIADLLQIVSNDKFKSREHRVIANRIGPRISVACFFIGVAVPEKIYYPAKELISDETPPVYREFTVGEYMSNFFSRPIDKSGLDHFKI, from the exons ATGGATGAATCAGTTGTCAAAGGGACTGCAACTCAATCAGGCGTAGATGATGCTAGGATAAAAGATCTGAAGGCCTTTGATGACACAAAAGCAGGGGTTAAAGGGCTTATTGATGCTGGAGTTGCTAGTCTTCCCAGAATTTTCATTCGGCCACCGGATGAGCTTGTTGAGGAGTTAAACCTTGGCTATTCCCAGGCAGAAGTTCCAGTGATAGATCTCAGTGGCATAGAAACCGATGATCAGCGCAAGAGTATCCTCGATGAATTAAGGCAAGTGTCAGAGGAATGGGGATTTTTCCGAGTAGTCAATCATGGAATTCCATCCAGCGTGTTGGATGGAATGATAGATGGAACTTGCAAGTTTCATGAACAAGATGCAGAGCTGAAGAAAGAGTACTATTCTCGCGATCAGTTCCAAAAGGTGAGATATGAAAGCAACATCGATCTGTACCGTTCAGGAGTTGCTAATTGGAGGGACACTATGACCATCAATTTGCTATACTCTAATGAAGTTGTACCTGATGAACTGCCTGAGATTTGCAG AAGTTCAGCAATGGATTACATAAATCATGTAACCAAGCTGGCAGAAACGTTATTTGAGTTACTATCAGAAGCTCTTGGCATTAAAGTGGACAACCTAAGAGCCATGGAGTGTGCAAGGGGCCGGACATTTGTGTGCCACTACTATCCCGCATGCCCTGAGCCAGACCTAACTCTCGGTGTTAGCAGGCATACAGATCCTGCTTTTCTTACCATTCTTCTACAAGATCATATTGGTGGCCTTCAATTCTTGCATGATAACAACTGGACAGATGTGCCTCCAATCCCAGGAGGTTTGGTAGTCAATATTGCAGATCTTCTTCAG ATTGTTTCGAATGACAAGTTTAAGAGCAGGGAGCACAGAGTGATTGCAAACAGAATAGGCCCTAGGATTTCAGTGGCGTGCTTTTTCATAGGTGTTGCTGTGCCTGAAAAGATCTATTATCCTGCCAAAGAGTTGATATCAGATGAAACGCCTCCAGTTTATAGGGAGTTTACGGTTGGAGAATATATGAGTAACTTCTTCTCAAGGCCAATTGACAAGTCGGGTCTTGACCATTTTAAGATCTGA